The Ignavibacteria bacterium DNA window CTTTGTTGAAGAGGGATGCATCGTATGCCCTGCCCACGGCTGGATGTTTGACCTCAGGACAGGCTGCATGAAAACAGGCTCGAGGGGCCTTAAGAGCTACAATGTAAAAGTTATTGATAATTATGTTTATGTAAAGGCTGAAGGAAGGTCTTTTAAGTTTTAATGAAGCTGACAAATGAAATAGTTTTAGACATTGCAAAGAATACCGGGTTCGACCTCGTGGGGTTTGCCCAGGCAGACGAACTTGTTGAAGAAACCGGAAAGCTCGGGGAATGGCTCAAGAACGGGTATCAGGCAGGTATGGCATATATGGAGCGGAACCTCGAAAAAAGACGCGACGTAAGGAATATTCTGCCCGGGGCAAAAAGCGTAATTTCACTGGCCTTAAACTATTATACGGATGAAAAGCATTCAGGAGATCCCCAAAAAGGCAAAGTATCGCGCTATGCCTGGGGAACGGATTACCACTATATAATCTGGGAGAAGCTCGACTTAATGGTCAGTGCGCTTAAAGGAATTGATCCGGAGTTTGAAGCAATGACCTATGTTGATACCGGTCCCGTGATGGATAAGGCATGGGCTTCAAAGGCAGGGCTTGGATGGATAGGAAAGCACTCAAACCTGATAACAAAGGAGATGGGGAGCTGGGTATTCCTGGCTACAGTTATAACGAACTATGAATTCAGGTATTCAGATATAGTTACAGACCACTGCGGAAGCTGCACAAGATGCATGGATGCCTGCCCCACCGGCGCAATTACCAGTGAGTATGTTGTTAACGGCTCAAAGTGCATTTCGTATCTGACTATTGAGAATAAGGGAGAAATTGAAAGTGAGTTCAAAGGGAAAATAGCAGGTTGGCTCTTTGGATGCGACGTATGCCAGGAAGTCTGCCCCTGGAACGTTAAATTCCCCAAATTAACACGTGAAGAAAAATTTTATCCGGAAAACGGGAACAAGGAAATAGATCTTAATGAAGTGCTTTTGATGGAAAGCGCTGTTTTTAAGGCGAGATTTTTTAGAAGTCCCATAAGCCGTGCAAAATTAAAAGGGCTTAAAAGGAACGCAGAATTTCTTAAAAAAGATTGATATTTTATATAACAGAAGCCAGATCATGAAGCTGGATAAAAATTGTTAAAATCAGGAGGAAAATTCATGAGCAACACTCAGGATGCAGGTAAGGTATTGGAACAAATGAAAACAGAGTCAAATCATTACAGAGTATTAATTATAGGTTCAGGTCCTGCGGGACTGACGGCAGCTCTTTATAATGCAAGGGCCAACTTAAACCCTGTAGTTTTCGAAGGAATGCAGCCCGGCGGGCAGCTTACAATTACAACTGATATTGAAAACTATCCCGGTTTTGAGGAAGGGATACAGGGTCCGCGCCTGATGGAAATTATGCGCAAGCAGGCGCAGAAGTTCGGCGCCAAGCTGTTCTTCAAGGAAGTTACGGCAGTGGATTTCTCAAAGAGGCCTTTTACCATAAAGTCATATGACGAAACATATACAGCCGATTCCGTGATAATTTCGACCGGTGCCTCAGCCAGGCTACTGGAACTGGAAAGCGCAAAGAAGTATATGGGGTGCGGTGTTTCGGCATGTGCAACGTGCGACGGATTCTTTTTCAAGAACCTGAAAGTGCTGGTTGTCGGAGGCGGCGACACGGCAATGGAAGAA harbors:
- the queG gene encoding tRNA epoxyqueuosine(34) reductase QueG; translation: MKLTNEIVLDIAKNTGFDLVGFAQADELVEETGKLGEWLKNGYQAGMAYMERNLEKRRDVRNILPGAKSVISLALNYYTDEKHSGDPQKGKVSRYAWGTDYHYIIWEKLDLMVSALKGIDPEFEAMTYVDTGPVMDKAWASKAGLGWIGKHSNLITKEMGSWVFLATVITNYEFRYSDIVTDHCGSCTRCMDACPTGAITSEYVVNGSKCISYLTIENKGEIESEFKGKIAGWLFGCDVCQEVCPWNVKFPKLTREEKFYPENGNKEIDLNEVLLMESAVFKARFFRSPISRAKLKGLKRNAEFLKKD
- the trxB gene encoding thioredoxin-disulfide reductase gives rise to the protein MKTESNHYRVLIIGSGPAGLTAALYNARANLNPVVFEGMQPGGQLTITTDIENYPGFEEGIQGPRLMEIMRKQAQKFGAKLFFKEVTAVDFSKRPFTIKSYDETYTADSVIISTGASARLLELESAKKYMGCGVSACATCDGFFFKNLKVLVVGGGDTAMEEATYLTKHASEVIVIHRRDEFRASKIMFERAKQNSKIKFLTNRVIKEVLGVEENGRKFITGAILQNTVDGSTEEIKADGIFIAIGHKPNTEVFADYLEMDETGYLVVKPGTTHTNIEGVFAAGDVADKHYRQAITAAGTGCMAAIDAERWLMEQGMD